From a region of the Halomonas sp. HL-93 genome:
- a CDS encoding ATP-binding protein produces the protein MIAGVLVAQGASYAIWTSQVRSSHLSQLDELSTNMAFSIASTMKFFRSLPVDYRHIVLDQLRNMGGTRFFVSVNERRLTIDDIGSGPEKQVVVNNVRSVLTQQLNIDDVIVEFSRPENLRVLNNEVLLYDLPPRWGQHSLLMEPLSPPILVVQLELAPDTWLYVATLLGVPDIFSGYRWLSEERLLVGLLVLLSVLGLSLWGITSVTRPLARLSRAANQLGDDLDMPPLKESGPKEVAATSVAFNRMQRRIREQIEERERLFSAISHDLKTPLTRMRLRAEMLDDAHQRERFCASLDELDSLVKGALASVKGLDLHEEPAPVALEPLLEELAEELSLQGGQVKIEKPSQPAAPLIAKPLALKRCLANLLENAVFYGKQADVQLIDQGNVITLRIRDHGPGIHEEQLGRVFSPFVRLEPSRSRHTGGSGLGLGIARHIARAHGGDIQLANHPEGGLVVSLSLPRREQSNTLQH, from the coding sequence ATGATCGCCGGTGTGCTGGTTGCCCAGGGGGCCAGCTACGCGATCTGGACGTCCCAGGTGCGCTCTAGCCACTTGTCCCAGCTTGATGAGTTGTCCACCAATATGGCGTTTAGCATCGCCTCTACCATGAAGTTTTTTCGCTCACTGCCTGTCGACTACCGTCATATCGTGCTGGATCAGTTGCGTAATATGGGCGGCACGCGGTTTTTTGTCAGCGTCAACGAACGCAGGCTGACCATTGACGATATCGGCTCTGGGCCGGAAAAACAGGTGGTGGTGAATAATGTGCGCTCGGTGCTTACCCAGCAGCTCAATATTGACGATGTGATTGTCGAGTTTTCTCGCCCCGAAAACCTGCGGGTGCTCAATAACGAAGTACTGCTCTACGATCTGCCACCGCGCTGGGGGCAGCACAGCCTGCTGATGGAGCCGCTTTCCCCGCCGATTTTAGTCGTTCAGTTAGAGCTTGCCCCGGACACCTGGCTCTACGTTGCGACGCTGCTGGGTGTGCCGGATATTTTTAGCGGCTATCGCTGGCTCTCCGAGGAGCGTTTGCTGGTCGGGTTGCTGGTGCTGCTTAGCGTGCTGGGGCTCTCACTGTGGGGGATTACCAGTGTGACAAGGCCGTTGGCGCGGCTATCCCGAGCGGCGAATCAGTTGGGCGACGATCTGGATATGCCGCCGCTAAAAGAGAGCGGTCCCAAGGAAGTTGCCGCTACCTCTGTGGCGTTCAACCGTATGCAACGGCGCATCCGCGAGCAAATCGAAGAGCGTGAGCGGCTCTTCTCGGCGATTTCCCACGATTTAAAAACGCCCTTAACCCGTATGCGTCTGCGCGCCGAAATGCTTGATGATGCCCACCAGCGCGAGCGCTTTTGCGCCTCGCTGGATGAGCTGGATAGTCTGGTAAAGGGCGCCTTAGCCTCGGTGAAAGGCTTGGATCTGCATGAGGAGCCAGCCCCCGTCGCGCTGGAGCCTCTGCTTGAAGAACTGGCGGAAGAGCTTAGCCTCCAGGGTGGCCAAGTGAAGATTGAGAAGCCCAGCCAGCCCGCTGCACCGCTGATCGCCAAACCGTTGGCGCTCAAGCGCTGTCTGGCCAATCTGCTTGAGAACGCCGTTTTCTACGGCAAGCAGGCCGACGTGCAGCTAATCGACCAGGGCAACGTGATTACCTTACGTATCCGCGATCACGGCCCCGGCATTCACGAGGAGCAGCTAGGGCGCGTGTTTTCGCCCTTTGTCCGCCTGGAGCCGTCGCGCAGTCGGCATACCGGCGGCAGTGGTCTGGGGCTGGGCATCGCTCGGCATATTGCGCGTGCCCACGGCGGCGATATTCAGCTCGCCAACCATCCTGAAGGCGGGTTGGTTGTCTCCCTCAGCCTGCCGCGCCGAGAGCAGAGCAATACTTTGCAGCATTAG